CAACACGTTGCGATCAGCCACCTCGGTAATACCTCTCCACCCGTCTGCGTGAGTTCACAGTGCCGCCGAGATTCGTTGTGCGGTCTCGCGTACCGCAGTACCGAACCTAGCGAACTTGTCAGCCGTAATCCGGCTGCTCGGCCCCGATATCGAGATCGAACCGATGGGTTCGCGTTGTGCATTGACGATACTGGCGCCGAGCGCGGTGATGCCGGCGTTCAGTCCCTGCTCGTTCACCGAGTATCCACGGGTCCGCACCACCTCGATGGTCTCGCTCAACCGGTCCGGATCGGTGATGGTGTGTTCGGTCTGCGGTGCCAGCGGCTGCGAGAGATATCGGGTCACATAGTCGTCGGTACTGGCCGCCAGAAAGGCGATCCCGGTCGCCGAGGCGTGCAGAGGGATTCGTGAACCCAACGGCATGAAGGCGCGTAGCGGGTGGGGGGTGTCCAAGCGCTCGATGAGTACCAGTTCCGGTCCGTCCGGTGCGGCGAGATGAATGGTCTCGGTGGTGTCGAGCTGCAACTCGTTGAGGAACGGCAGCGCGGTTTCGCGCATCGGCTGATGGTCGCCGGCCCGGCTGCCGACGGAGAATGCGCGGTAGGTCAGGTTCCATCGGGTGGGCTGCGCGGAAGTCGGTCGTAGCCAGCCGATTTCATGCAGCGTGAGCAAACACCGCTGCACCGTGCTCTTGGGTAGGCCGACGGCTCGGGTGAGTTCGGACAGGCCCACCGGTTGCAGTTTGGCGACGGTTTCCAGCACCTGAAACGCGGACACCACGCTGTTCGTCGACATGCGCCCTCCTCGGCGATCCACATTGACCCGCGGCGCAGATGTGAGCTAGCTTACCCGCACCGGTTCATACAGTAGACCACTGTGCCACACAGTGGACCAGTTGGGAAGCGGGTCCAACGTTTCGAAAGGCGATGGAATGACAATTCAGCTGCTGGCGCTGGCGATCTTCGTCGGCGTCTTCGCGGTTTCGGCATGGCGCAACGCGCATCTGGGTGTGTTGATGTTCGCTGCGGCGTCGGGGGTGGGCCTCGCTCTGGCAGGCATGCCGATCGACGACGTCGTCGACGGCTTCCCGATCGACATCCTGGTGCTGCTGGTCGGGGTGACCTACTTCTTCGGGATCGCCCACGCCAACGGCACCATCGATCGCATCATCGAGGTCACTTTGGCCCGGGTCGGGCACCGGACCGTGCTGTTGCCGCTGGTCTTCTTCTTGCTCACCGCGGCGATCTCGGCGATGGGCTCCCCGCTGGGCGGGTTGGTGATGGCACCGATCGGGATGATGGTGGCGGACAAGCGCGCGATCGATCCGATGCTGATGGCATTGTCGATCGGCACCGGCCTGAGCGCTGGGGCTTTCGCGCCCACCAGCCTGTTCGGCATCGTCACCTACGGCACGGCACACCAGGCCGGCATCGCCCTCAACCCGTTCGTGTTGCTGGTCGTTGCGGTGGTGGTCAACTTGGTCTTGCTGGCGGTGGCCTACGTGCTGTTCGGAGGGCTGAAACTGCAGCGCAACGTGGTGGCCGAACCGGCGGTGGCCCTCGCCGCCGAAAGCCAGCTGGTCACTGTCGGAGGCGGCAGCGGCCGGGGCGAGCCTCACGGCGCCGGGGCGAGTCCGGCTGTGCCGTCGGAACCCGAACGAAAGCCGTTCACGCCCAATCAGATTGCCACCGTGACCGCCATGGTCGGCCTGATCGGGACGGTCATCGGCATGTCGCTGGCGGGCATGGATCCCGACATCGGCGTCTTGGCGTTCGCGCTCGGCGCGGTGCTCACCCTCATCGATCCGCGGTCGGGCAACAAGGCGATTCCGCGGATCGACTGGTCGACAGTGCTGTTGGTGGGCGGCATCATCACGTTCGTCGGCGTGCTCGACAATCTCGGTTCGGTCGATCTGCTCGGTGAGTTCGCCGGTCACATCGGCGTGCCGTTACTGTCCGCGCTGTTCATCTGCCTGGTGGCGGGATTGGTCTCGGCGTTCGCCTCGACCACCGGAATGCTGGCGGCACTGGTTCCGCTGGCTCTGCCCCTGGTCGCCGCCGGCGGCATCCCCGGCTGGGCACTCATGTGTGCGCTCGGCGTGTGCGCATCCATCGTCGACGTATCGCCGTTCTCGACCGTGGGCGCGACGCTCGTGGCGACCACCGTCGACGAGGCGCAACGTCCTCGCATGACCAGGCTGCTGATGCGCTGGGGACTGTCGATGGTGCTGATCGGCCCGGTGCTGCTGGTCGGGGCCCTCGTGGTGCCGGGCACGGTGTTGTAAGTGGTCGTTGTAAGCGATGAAAGGACTTGTTCGCCAATGCTTTTGACGTCTCTTGACCCTGCAGGCAGAGGCTCGGCCGATACCGCCGCCGTGATCTCGGTGGGTTCGCGAAGCATGTCGCGGGCGCAGCTGTTCGACGCTGCCTGCGCGCTTGCGGGGACATTGCCCGACAGGGGGCCGGTTGCCGTGTGTGCCCAACCGACCCTGGAGACAGTCATCGCCGTGGTGGGCTGCCTGTTGGCCGGCGTCCCGGTGGTCCCCATTCCCCCCGACTCCGGCCCTGCCGAGCTGCGACACATGCTCACCGACGCCCGCGTCACGTGCTGGGCCGGACCGCCGCATCGAGACTCGAGACTGCCCGCGATACCGGCGACCGTCAGCGGCAAGGAGAGCGGCGAACTGCCGGGCCCACCCTCTCCGGCGGAGGTCGCGATGATTCTGTACACCTCCGGGACCACCGGTGCGCCGAAGGGCGTCAACCTCAGCCATCGGGCATTGGCGGCCGGTATCGACGCCGTGGCCGACGCCTGGCAATGGACACCCGAGGACACGGTGGTGCATGGTCTGCCGCTGTTTCACCTGCACGGATTGATGCTCGGCATGCTGGCCTCGCTGCGCATCGGCTCCCGGGTGATCCATACCGTCAAACCACGACCCGAGCGCTATGCCGCGGCGGCGGGCACGGTGTATTTCGGGGTGCCCACGGTGTGGTCGCGCATCGCGGCCGACGAAACGTCGGCACGGGCCCTGCGCCGGGCCCGGCTGCTGGTATCGGGCAGCGCACCGTTGGTCACCCCGGTTTTCCACCGCATCGCCGAACTCACCGGCTGCACACCGATCGAGCGATACGGCATGAGTGAAACGATGATCACCTTGTCCACCCGCGCGGACGGCGAACGGCGGCCCGGCTCGGTGGGGCAACCCGTGCTGGGCGTCGCAACCCGGCTGCGCACCGAAGAGGGTCAAGATGTGCCCGACGACGGCGCCAGTATCGGACGCCTCCAGGTGCGTGGACCCATGCTGTTCGACGGGTACCTCAACCGCCCGGAGGCCACTGCGGAGGCATGGACCGACGACGGCTGGTTCATGACCGGCGATGTCGCGACTCGCGACGGCGACGGTTTTCACCGGATCGTCGGTCGGGAGTCGGTGGATCTGATCAAGTCGGGCGGCTACCGAATCGGTGCGGGCGAGGTCGAAACCGCGCTGCTCGCTCACCCATCGGTGCGCGAGGCCGCCGTCGTCGGGCGCGCCGACGCCGACTTGGGGCAGCGCGTGGTGGCATACGTGGTGACCGACGACGGAAACCGGCCTGCACTCGCCGACGGCCTCATCGAGTTCGTCGCCGAAACACTGTCGCACCACAAGCGGCCGCGAGAAGTGGTCTTCGTCGGTGAGCTGCCGCGAAACGCCATGGGAAAGGTGCAGAAGAAACTCTTGGCCGATTGATCAGGGGGCAGGCTGCGGGCTGGCGCTGCGCTGGGCGTCGAGAATGAGCAGCGCCACGTGCAGCGACGTCATCGATTCGCCGTCGCCGAGGTCGACCCCGAGGCGGCGCTCGATCGAAGCCAACCGGCTGTAGAGCGCGGGGCGGCTCAGATGCAGGCGTTTGGCCAGCGCGGACTTGTTTCCGGCGAGCTCCAGATAGCCGCGCAGCACTTCGACGTCGTCGCTACCTCGGTCGGCGTCGTGGATCAGCAGGGTCTTGAGCTCGGTTTCGGCGAACATCTGAACGCGCGGGTCGTCGAGCAGTAGCGTGATCAGCCCGCGCAGCCGGACGTCGGAGGCCCGCACGAACGGGCGCGTCAGATCCGGCATCGACGCGGCGACTTCGGCGACGTGAGCGGCCTCGCGCAACCCGTGGACGGCGTCGGCGAACGCGCCGGCGCCACCGCCGACGGCGATGACCACCTTGTCCGCGTCGCCCCCGCGAGCGATGGCCTCGCGCCAGCCCTCCGCCAGCCGGCTCAGGGTGACTTCGGCGCTGGATCCGCGCCGCGGGTTCAGGGCCAGCACCAGGCCGATCTCACCGTCGCGCCGGATCGAGCAGATCGCGCTGTGCCCTTGGGCTTTCACGCTGTGGGTGACCGCATCGAGGATGCGGATGTTGCGGCGTTGCGTGCCGACCGGGTCGAGCCGGTCCGGCGGCGCGCCCACCCGGATCGTGGCCGGCAGGTAAGGGCCGCCGGCCCGCAGGCCGAGGGCCAGTGCCCGGGCGTCGGCTTCGCGGTCATCGTCGATGCGCCCGCCCAGCACGTCGTCGATCAGCCCGCTCTGCGCTTGATGCTCGAGGCCGGTCCGGCCCCGCTCGGCCATTCGGTGCAGGGCCAGCGCTTGCGCGGCGCGCTCCAGCACCATCGTGGTCTTGGCCGGTGCGGCGGGGGAATGCGGAACGATGAGCCGGCCCCATTCCTCGGCGCGTGGGCCTACCGCAGTGGTGGCCCACGGTTCGGTCATCGCCCGGGACCGGCGTTGCCAGTCGGACAGCACGGTGGTGGCGGCCTCACCGCGGGGTGAGATCGCGAGCACCTGGTGTGAGAGGTCCTCCAGCACAACCGATTCGTCGATCATCTCGGCTGCCGCTCGCACGATGTCGGCCATCGTCGGGCGCTTCATGCTCAACTCGGTGAAGGTCTTGTGTGTTCGGTGGGCGAACTCGAGTTCTTCGTACTGGTCGGCGACGATGAGCCGGTGCACCGCTTCGGTTATCTCGACGAACTTGGTCTCCCGATGTAGCACCACGAGCGCCAGTCCGAGGGTCTGGGCCATCGGGCCGACGGTGTCGGGAAGCGATTCGATGCGGGTGCCCAACTCGACCACCACGCCGACCACGCCGGCTCGCTGCATCCGGCGCAGGTAGTCGCGAGGTGCGTCGCGCAGGGCAGCGCCGGTGGTGAGCACCAGCTCGCCGCCCTGCAGCAGCCCCGCCAGATCGGGCATGTCGCTGACATGGACCCAGCGCACCGGGCGGTCCAGCTGCTGCGCACTGAGCACCTGGGGTTCGCCGGCCTGCACCACCGGCAGCTCGATGATGTCGCGGACGGTCGGGATCATTTACAAAGTGTAATGAACCAGTCAATCAGACTTACATGTTGGCGCGTCCGGGTGCGCCGGCGCGGGCTCAAAGTTGTAGCCATACCCGCAATGCCACAGGAAGGTTCGCACCCCATGAGCAATGTCATCCAGCACTGGCGTGACGGAAAGATCTTCGCCGGGACATCGGCCGCCACCGCCCCGGTGACCAATCCGGCCACCGGCGCGGTCACCGGCGAGGTCGCCCTGGCCAGTGTGGATGACGCGCGTGCGGTGATCGACGCCGCCGTCGCCGCGTTCCCGGCCTGGCGTGACACGTCGCTGGCCAAGCGCACCTCGGTGCTGTTCGCCTTCCGTGAGCTCCTGAACTCTCGCAAGGAGGAGCTGGCGGCGCTCATCACTGCCGAGCACGGCAAGGTGCTCTCCGATGCTCTCGGTGAGGTGAGCCGTGGCCTGGAGGTCGTCGAATTCGCTTGCGGGATCCCGAGTCTGCTCAAGGGCGGTTTCACCGAGAACGCCTCGACCAACGTCGACGTGCACTCCGTGATGCAGCCACTGGGTGCGGTCGGCATCATCTCGCCGTTCAACTTCCCTGCCATGGTGCCGATGTGGTTCTTCCCGATCGCCATCGCGGCGGGAAACACCGTGGTGCTCAAGCCCTCGGAGAAGGATCCGTCCTCGTCGCTGTGGATGGCTCGGCTGTGGGCCGAGGCCGGCCTGCCCGACGGTGTGTTCAACGTGCTGCAGGGCGACAAGACCGCGGTCGACGAGCTGCTGACCAACCCGAAGATCAAGGCGATCTCCTTTGTGGGTTCCACCCCGATCGCGCAATACGTGTACGCCACCGCCACCGGGGCAGGCAAGCGCGTACAGGCGTTGGGCGGGGCCAAGAACCACGCGGTGATCCTGCCCGACGCCGATCTGGACCTGGCCGCCGACGCCATGGTCAACGCCGGTTTCGGCTCGGCCGGTGAGCGCTGCATGGCCATTTCGGCTGCGGTGGCCGTCGGACCGATCGCCGACGATCTGGTGGCCAAGATCGCCGAGCGCGCCGCCACCATCAAAACCGGTGACGGCACCAAGGATTCCGACATGGGTCCGCTGGTCACCAAGGCCCACCGGGACAAGGTCGCGTCCTACATCGATGCCGGCGAGGCCGATGGCGCCAAGGTGGTGCTGGACGGACGCACCGTGCTCGACGGGGCCGGCCACCGAGATCCGGCCGGCTTCTGGTTGGGCCCGACCCTGCTCGACAACGTCACACCCGAGATGAGCGTGTACACCGACGAGATCTTCGGTCCGGTGCTGTCGGTGCTGCGGGTCGAGACCTACGAGCAGGCGCTCGAGTTGATCAACAACAACCCCTACGGCAACGGCACGGCGATCTTCACCAACGACGGAGGTGCGGCGCGGCGTTTCCAGAACGAGGTCGAGGTCGGAATGGTCGGCATCAATGTGCCGATCCCAGTTCCGATGGCCTACTTCAGCTTTGGCGGCTGGAAGGCATCGCTGTTCGGTGACAGTCATGCCCACGGCACCGAAGGTGTGCACTTCTTCACCCGCACCAAGGCCATCACCACCCGCTGGCTGGACCCCAGCCATGGCGGCATCAACCTCGGCTTCCCCGAGAACAAGTGAGAGAATTGTCCTCATGACTGTCATTCAAGAGTCCTCCGTGCTGCCCAACGGGCTGACCGTCGAGGCGGCGAAGGCCGAGGCCGCGCGGGCCTATGAACTCGACCGCGCACACGTGTTCCACTCCTGGTCGGCCCAGGAGGAGATCTCGCCGATGACGATCACTGCCGCGCAGGGTTCCTACGTGTGGGATGGCGACGGTAATCGCCTGCTGGACTTCTCCTCACAGCTGGTCAACACGAATATCGGGCATCAGCACCCGAAAGTTGTTGCCGCCATTGCCGAACAGGCCGCAAAGCTGTGCACGGTAGCCCCGCAGTACGCGAACGCGGCCCGCTCGGAGGCGGCCCGGCTGGTCGCCGAGCGCACCCCGGGCGAGTTGAACAAGGTGTTCTTCACCAACGGTGGTGCCGACGCGGTCGAGCATGCGGTCCGCATGGCACGCCTGCACACCGGCCGCTACAAGGTGCTGTCGCGGTACCGCTCCTACCACGGTGGCACCGACACCGCGGTCAACATCACCGGTGACCCGCGGCGCTGGTCCAACGACTACGGCAACAGCGGGATCGTGCACTTCAACGGGCCGTTTCTGTATCGCTCGTCGTTCCACGCCGAGACCGAGGAACAGGAATCGCAGCGTGCGCTGGAGTACCTCGACAAGCTGATCCAGATGGAGGGCCCGGCCACCATCGCAGCGATCATCCTGGAGTCGATCCCGGGCACTGCCGGCATCATGGTGCCCCCGCCCGGATACATGGCCGGTGTGCGAGAGATCTGCGACCGCTACGGCATCGTGTTCATCGCCGACGAGGTGATGGCCGGCTTCGGTCGTAGTGGAAAGTGGTTCTCCATCGAGCATTTCGATGTGGTGCCCGATCTGCTGACCTTCGCCAAGGGTGTCAACTCCGGTTACGTGCCGCTCGGTGGTGTGGCGATCAGCCCGGCCATCTACGAGACGTTCGCCCATCGGCCCTACCCGGGCGGGCTGACCTACTCCGGGCACCCGCTGGCCACCGCGGCCGCCGTCGCCACCATCAATGCGATGGCCGATGAGGGCATGGTGGAGAACGCGGCCAAGATCGGTGCCGAGGTGCTGGCGCCGGGGCTGGCCGAGCTGGCCGCAAAGCACCGCAGCGTCGGTGAGGTGCGCGGCGCGGGCGTGTTCTGGGCCGTCGAACTGGTCGCCGATCAGCAGACCCGGGAGCCGTTGGCGCCCTACGGAGGCTCCAGCCCGGCGATGGCCGCCGTGGTCGGTGCCTGCAAGGCCAACGGCCTGCTGCCGTTCGCCAACTACAACCGCATCCACGTGGTGCCGCCGTGCAACGTCACGGAGGCCGAAGCGCGCGAAGGCCTGGCGATCCTGGACTCCGCACTCGACGTTGCCGATCAGCACACCAACTGATCTCGCAGTAGTCGACAGCGGCCCGGAGTGCGATCTTCGCGCGCCGGGCCGCCGGCGTCAGTCGGATAACTGCGTTGGCCCCAGAACGGCGGCGCAAATTGGGACACTGGAGCTGTGCGTTCACCTGCCCAGTGCTGGCTTACCGACATGGACGGCGTCCTGGTGCGCGAGGAACACGCGCTCCCCGGCGCGGCCGAATTCCTACAGACCCTGGCCGACAAGGAACGGCCGTTTCTGGTCCTGACCAACAACTCGATCTTCACGCCGCGGGACCTGGCCGCGCGGCTGGCGCGCTCCGGATTGATCGTCCCCGAGGCGTCGATCTGGACGTCAGCCCTGGCGACGGCGGCGTTCCTCGACGACCAACTGCCAGGTGGCTCGGCGTACGTGATCGGTGAGGCCGGGCTCACCACCGCGCTGCACGAGGCCGGCTACA
The window above is part of the Mycolicibacterium fortuitum subsp. fortuitum genome. Proteins encoded here:
- a CDS encoding IclR family transcriptional regulator, producing the protein MSTNSVVSAFQVLETVAKLQPVGLSELTRAVGLPKSTVQRCLLTLHEIGWLRPTSAQPTRWNLTYRAFSVGSRAGDHQPMRETALPFLNELQLDTTETIHLAAPDGPELVLIERLDTPHPLRAFMPLGSRIPLHASATGIAFLAASTDDYVTRYLSQPLAPQTEHTITDPDRLSETIEVVRTRGYSVNEQGLNAGITALGASIVNAQREPIGSISISGPSSRITADKFARFGTAVRETAQRISAAL
- a CDS encoding SLC13 family permease — encoded protein: MTIQLLALAIFVGVFAVSAWRNAHLGVLMFAAASGVGLALAGMPIDDVVDGFPIDILVLLVGVTYFFGIAHANGTIDRIIEVTLARVGHRTVLLPLVFFLLTAAISAMGSPLGGLVMAPIGMMVADKRAIDPMLMALSIGTGLSAGAFAPTSLFGIVTYGTAHQAGIALNPFVLLVVAVVVNLVLLAVAYVLFGGLKLQRNVVAEPAVALAAESQLVTVGGGSGRGEPHGAGASPAVPSEPERKPFTPNQIATVTAMVGLIGTVIGMSLAGMDPDIGVLAFALGAVLTLIDPRSGNKAIPRIDWSTVLLVGGIITFVGVLDNLGSVDLLGEFAGHIGVPLLSALFICLVAGLVSAFASTTGMLAALVPLALPLVAAGGIPGWALMCALGVCASIVDVSPFSTVGATLVATTVDEAQRPRMTRLLMRWGLSMVLIGPVLLVGALVVPGTVL
- a CDS encoding acyl-CoA synthetase gives rise to the protein MLLTSLDPAGRGSADTAAVISVGSRSMSRAQLFDAACALAGTLPDRGPVAVCAQPTLETVIAVVGCLLAGVPVVPIPPDSGPAELRHMLTDARVTCWAGPPHRDSRLPAIPATVSGKESGELPGPPSPAEVAMILYTSGTTGAPKGVNLSHRALAAGIDAVADAWQWTPEDTVVHGLPLFHLHGLMLGMLASLRIGSRVIHTVKPRPERYAAAAGTVYFGVPTVWSRIAADETSARALRRARLLVSGSAPLVTPVFHRIAELTGCTPIERYGMSETMITLSTRADGERRPGSVGQPVLGVATRLRTEEGQDVPDDGASIGRLQVRGPMLFDGYLNRPEATAEAWTDDGWFMTGDVATRDGDGFHRIVGRESVDLIKSGGYRIGAGEVETALLAHPSVREAAVVGRADADLGQRVVAYVVTDDGNRPALADGLIEFVAETLSHHKRPREVVFVGELPRNAMGKVQKKLLAD
- a CDS encoding PucR family transcriptional regulator, with amino-acid sequence MIPTVRDIIELPVVQAGEPQVLSAQQLDRPVRWVHVSDMPDLAGLLQGGELVLTTGAALRDAPRDYLRRMQRAGVVGVVVELGTRIESLPDTVGPMAQTLGLALVVLHRETKFVEITEAVHRLIVADQYEELEFAHRTHKTFTELSMKRPTMADIVRAAAEMIDESVVLEDLSHQVLAISPRGEAATTVLSDWQRRSRAMTEPWATTAVGPRAEEWGRLIVPHSPAAPAKTTMVLERAAQALALHRMAERGRTGLEHQAQSGLIDDVLGGRIDDDREADARALALGLRAGGPYLPATIRVGAPPDRLDPVGTQRRNIRILDAVTHSVKAQGHSAICSIRRDGEIGLVLALNPRRGSSAEVTLSRLAEGWREAIARGGDADKVVIAVGGGAGAFADAVHGLREAAHVAEVAASMPDLTRPFVRASDVRLRGLITLLLDDPRVQMFAETELKTLLIHDADRGSDDVEVLRGYLELAGNKSALAKRLHLSRPALYSRLASIERRLGVDLGDGESMTSLHVALLILDAQRSASPQPAP
- a CDS encoding CoA-acylating methylmalonate-semialdehyde dehydrogenase — translated: MSNVIQHWRDGKIFAGTSAATAPVTNPATGAVTGEVALASVDDARAVIDAAVAAFPAWRDTSLAKRTSVLFAFRELLNSRKEELAALITAEHGKVLSDALGEVSRGLEVVEFACGIPSLLKGGFTENASTNVDVHSVMQPLGAVGIISPFNFPAMVPMWFFPIAIAAGNTVVLKPSEKDPSSSLWMARLWAEAGLPDGVFNVLQGDKTAVDELLTNPKIKAISFVGSTPIAQYVYATATGAGKRVQALGGAKNHAVILPDADLDLAADAMVNAGFGSAGERCMAISAAVAVGPIADDLVAKIAERAATIKTGDGTKDSDMGPLVTKAHRDKVASYIDAGEADGAKVVLDGRTVLDGAGHRDPAGFWLGPTLLDNVTPEMSVYTDEIFGPVLSVLRVETYEQALELINNNPYGNGTAIFTNDGGAARRFQNEVEVGMVGINVPIPVPMAYFSFGGWKASLFGDSHAHGTEGVHFFTRTKAITTRWLDPSHGGINLGFPENK
- a CDS encoding aspartate aminotransferase family protein, producing MTVIQESSVLPNGLTVEAAKAEAARAYELDRAHVFHSWSAQEEISPMTITAAQGSYVWDGDGNRLLDFSSQLVNTNIGHQHPKVVAAIAEQAAKLCTVAPQYANAARSEAARLVAERTPGELNKVFFTNGGADAVEHAVRMARLHTGRYKVLSRYRSYHGGTDTAVNITGDPRRWSNDYGNSGIVHFNGPFLYRSSFHAETEEQESQRALEYLDKLIQMEGPATIAAIILESIPGTAGIMVPPPGYMAGVREICDRYGIVFIADEVMAGFGRSGKWFSIEHFDVVPDLLTFAKGVNSGYVPLGGVAISPAIYETFAHRPYPGGLTYSGHPLATAAAVATINAMADEGMVENAAKIGAEVLAPGLAELAAKHRSVGEVRGAGVFWAVELVADQQTREPLAPYGGSSPAMAAVVGACKANGLLPFANYNRIHVVPPCNVTEAEAREGLAILDSALDVADQHTN